TATCTGTAAGTACCTGTTACCTTACTTCGCAATTCCTACCTTACTTTCATGACCGGTCTCGGGCCGTATCAATCTGCCACATTTAGCCCGAAGTTGAGCTTTGCCCTGCCGACATCTCTTTGAAACTTTGACTTCATCCGCCATTACAAACATCGTGCGGCATATTTCCGCTTTCACGCAGGGGTTGTGACCGCATTCTGCATTGTCTAGTCTCTATCACTTCatcgccgacctcttcccCAGCAGTCCCTAGTTCTTGACGACGGAATGGCTCGACTTGAAGATGACGAAAAGAGCATTCCGACGGCTCGTAACACGCCGGCCGAGTCAATTCAAGACGACTCTGCCGGCCTGGCCACGATCGAGCTGATCAATACCAACAACGGACGGCCGGAATGCTTCAAATCGACCACCCAAGAGATACTGTTCGTATTGTCCGCCACCATGGCCATCGCGATGTCGGCCTTCTTGACTGGCGCGGTCACGGTCACATCAGCATCGATAGGGAGGAGGTAAGTCGATGCCAACAGAGAAGCGGCGGTCGATGCTCGACGCATATTGATCCCTTTTGCTTTCACAGTCTCGACATGACAACAGCTCAAATCACATGGATCACATCAGCCTTGTCCTTGAGCAGCGGCGCCTTCTTGCTGCCGTTCGGTCGAGTGGCTGATCTCTTCGGTCGCAAATCGTTGTTTGTCGGCTCACTCTTCCTCTTTTCAATCTTCTGCCTTGCCGCCGGGTTCTCACACGACGCCATGACAATGGACGTCCTGAACGGAGTCATCGGTCTGTTCACCGCATCGGCCGTCCCTCCAGCCGTTGGCATCCTCGGCGTCGCCTATTCGAAACCCTCGAAACGCAAGAACGCCGCGTTTGCTTGTTTCTCAGCCGGCAACCCGCTCGGCTTCGCATTTGGAACGATATTCGGCGGCGTCGCAACTCAAATCGTTGGCTGGCGTGGTGCCTTCTATCTAGTGGCTCTCGTGTTCCTCATCTTTACAGTCGTGGCGTTCTTCTGCGTACCCGCCGACTTCACAGCCAAGGAGCCCTTAACTTTCGAGACGCTCAAGAAATTCGACTTTTTGGGAACAGTCCTGACGATTGCCGGCATCGGCATGTTCTCTGCCGCCTTGACGATGGGATCCACGGATGGCTGGACTGCACCCTATGTGCTAtcactcctcctcatcgggcTGGCTTTGATCGTCACCTTCATATTCTGGGAAATGTGGTTTGAGTACCCACTCATGCCGATGGGAATCTGGAAAGACCGGAACTTCTCCCTCGTTCTGGCGATTCTGGTATTGGGATTCTCGGCATTTACCATGTCCagcttcttcctctctctctacTTCCAAGATGTCTGGCACCTGTCCGCGCTCATGGTAGCCGTCTACCTTTTACCCATGGCCACCAATGGCGTCCTGGTGAACATCTTCGCCGGCTGGGCGCTCCACCGCATCTCGAACAAGATCCTGATGTGTGCAGCGACCCTCTCCTTCGTGCTGGCGTTCCTGCTCTTCGCACTAGCCACCGATGGCCAAGAATACTGGAAATTCTACTTCCCAGGTCTGCTACTTGTCGTCGTTGGAGCAGACATGGAGTTCAACGTGACAAATATGTATGTCATGTCTTCCATGCCGCCGGAACAGCAGAGCACCGCAGGAGGCATCTTTCAGACTGTGACGAAGCTTTGTATGACCATCGGCCTCGCACTAGCCACGGCTGTGTTCAACTCGGTCCAGAAGAGGCCGGCGTTGTCTGGCTActgggaggaagagaggcAGCCTTACGCGGCAGTGTACTGGTCGTCCTTTGCTTTTGCGATGGTGAGTCTGCTTCTCGTACCGTTGCTCACGATTGGAACGCAGGGAGGGAAGGAGAGGTGCAAAGATGGGGTCGTGGACGATGGAGACGTGGGCGGACAGACCGCGGTCGATGTGACAGAGGTTCAGACACATCCCAAGCAGGATGTAGTCGATGGTACACGGCCATGTACCGAGCTGAAAGTCTGATGAGGTGAGGCAGCCACAGGCGTTCCGACAGTCCTGTATAGGCTTGTTCGAAAGCGTACAGGTAACCTAGCCAAGCCTCAAGTATGGGCGATGCTAACTCAGAAAGACCAATCCGGAACTACCTTCCCAAACAGCTCACAACCTCAACACATTCCCGTCCTGATCAACCCCACCCCTGAAATTCTCCTTGATCACTCTACCGCCCAAAATCGTTTCTGAAACGATCCCCTCCACATGCTCCGGACCCACCCTTCCATACCAGATTCCCTTGCCCGCAAGCGGATTCCTCGTGAATGATGGCGGGATGTAGACGATCACATTTCCCGCAAACTTATGGCCTCCGATATGCGATATCGAGGCTATCCTAGCTGCTGGAGGGTCTTCAGGAGCATTCGATCGTTCAGGACCAGGAGTGCCGTCGAGGACTGAGACATTCTGTGAACGGAGTTTCTCCTCGAATTCCGCCCTTAGGATAGGAGCCATTTTCCCGCATCGCTGGTCTCGGCCGCCGTGGCCGCAGATCAGGacaaggatgtcgtcgacgggTCGGACGCCTAGGAAGGAATTTTGCAGTTCGGAttgacggagaagatggactTTTTGTTCGAGGCTGAGTTTTTCGTAGGAAGGGTGAAGTTTGAGGGGCAAGAGGTAGGCGCGGATGAAATCTTCGACTCCCTTTGGA
This genomic stretch from Zymoseptoria tritici IPO323 chromosome 10, whole genome shotgun sequence harbors:
- the MgMfs31 gene encoding major facilitator superfamily transporter (MFS-MDR transporter belonging to the DHA2 subfamily, TC2.A.1.3 family. These type of MFS transporters are implicated in MDR and secretion of fungal secondary metabolites.); its protein translation is MARLEDDEKSIPTARNTPAESIQDDSAGLATIELINTNNGRPECFKSTTQEILFVLSATMAIAMSAFLTGAVTVTSASIGRSLDMTTAQITWITSALSLSSGAFLLPFGRVADLFGRKSLFVGSLFLFSIFCLAAGFSHDAMTMDVLNGVIGLFTASAVPPAVGILGVAYSKPSKRKNAAFACFSAGNPLGFAFGTIFGGVATQIVGWRGAFYLVALVFLIFTVVAFFCVPADFTAKEPLTFETLKKFDFLGTVLTIAGIGMFSAALTMGSTDGWTAPYVLSLLLIGLALIVTFIFWEMWFEYPLMPMGIWKDRNFSLVLAILVLGFSAFTMSSFFLSLYFQDVWHLSALMVAVYLLPMATNGVLVNIFAGWALHRISNKILMCAATLSFVLAFLLFALATDGQEYWKFYFPGLLLVVVGADMEFNVTNMYVMSSMPPEQQSTAGGIFQTVTKLCMTIGLALATAVFNSVQKRPALSGYWEEERQPYAAVYWSSFAFAMVSLLLVPLLTIGTQGGKERCKDGVVDDGDVGGQTAVDVTEVQTHPKQDVVDGTRPCTELKV